In the uncultured Flavobacterium sp. genome, TTTGATTCGCTGTTTGAGGTATTAAAACCTATAGAACTTGATAATACAAATCCTTTGAAAATTTTATAATCCAAACCAAAATTTCCGTTCAGTTTTTTATAATTATAATCGTTATAAGTATTTGCAATTTGCGCTAACGGATTTATAATTTCTGTTCCTAATCCCGTTGTGCTTGGTACCAAAGTAAAGTTGCCCTTTGCATCATAAGGACTTAAAGTTGCGGGAACGTTTAAGGCATTAAATAAAACAGATCCTAATCCGTTTTCGTTCAGAGTATTTCTGGTAAAATAGGTATAAATTACATTGGTTTTCAGTTTAAATTTATCGCTCAAATCAGCCGTTAAGCCTAATCTTGCCGTGTTTCTTAAAAAGCCTGATTTGTCTCCGCCAACGATTCCTTCCTGATCTAAATGCGAACCACTTATTGAATAAGCAATTTTTTCTCCTCCTCCTGAAATTGTTAAATCATTGCTAATGATTGGAACACCTTTTTTAAAAACTTCATCTTGCCAGTTTGTACCATTTCCTAAACCGCTGGCATTTGGATAAGGAAGCGCTTTTCCGCCATTAGCATAACTTTCGTTTAATAAAAGTGCATATTCTGTAGCGTTTAACATTGGTAATTTTCTGGATGTTTCCTGAAATCCTGTGTAACAGTTAAACGAAACTTTTGTTTTAGAATTCTTTTTGCCCATTTTGGTTGTAACCAAAATGATTCCGTTTGCTCCAATTGTTCCGTAAATAGCGGCCTGAGCATCTTTTAAAACTGTAATTGTTTCAATATCATTTGGGTTAAGTAATCCCAAATCTCCCACATAACCATCGATAATAGTTGTTGGTCTGTTTTCTCCGTTTGTAGCAATACCACGAATACGAATATCCAATGGTGCTCCCGGCGCTCCTGATTGCGTCGTAACATTCACACCTGACATTGTGCCTTGTAATGCTTGCTCAATTCTTGCTGGTTTCAAGATATCAAGCGTTTTACTGTCGACTACAGAAACTGCTCCTGTAACTTCTCTTTTCTTTTGGCTACCGTAACCAATAACTACAACTTCTTCAAGAGATTTTGTGTCATCGCTCATTTTTACTGTTATTTTAGGTGCCGAAACCACAACTTCTTGTGTTCTAAAACCTATATAACTAAAGACAAGTGTAGTTCCTTTTGAAACTCCTGATAATTTAAAAGTTCCGTCGAAGTCTGTGGTTGTACTTTGCGACGAGCTTTTAACTTTTACATTTACGCCAGGTAATGATAATCCTGAGCCATCTAGTACCGTTCCGTTTACATCAAAAGACTGCGAAAACGCATACGATGTAAACAGCATTAGTACGGTTAATAATAATTTAGTTTTCATAATTAGTTAGTTTTTATTGAAAGCTAAAATTATCGCATCTTCTTAAGAATACGTTAAAATTAACCTCAACAAAAAACATACATAACAAAAAAATCACGCTAAATTTCAATATATCTCAAAAAATACATTGATATACATATAATCTCAGAATCAAAAAATCATTAACATTACCTTAACAAAAACACTACAAATGTCGAATGTTGAGGTAATGTATAGTTTTTTAGCACCATTTTTTGAGTTCCTATACAGCAAGAATATATTCAACTAAACCAATTTCATGCTGCAAATCCATTTTTTTACGCAAACGATATCTTTTAATTTCAACACTTCGAACCGAAATATTAAATAAAGGTGCAATTTCTTTTGAAGAAAGGTTTAATCGCAAATACGCACAAAGACGTAAATCGTTTGGTGTCAATAACGGATGCTGTTGTTTTATTCTTTTCAGGAAATCTTTATCGGCGTTGTCAAACGCTTCCTTAAAGACATTCCAGGAATCTTCTTCGGTTATATTTTTATTAATCGTACTAATAACAGATTTAATATTGTTACTGTCATTTTGAGTCGTTTTTTTCAAATCTTCTTTAATAAACGCCAGCAATTCGTTTTTACTGTTCAAACTCATTGTCGAAACTGCCAGTTCCCGATTTTTATTATCGACATCCTGCGACAACTGTTCGTTTCTAAGTTTCATTAATTGCTGTTCGTTTTCTAATTCTTTAATTTCCAGTAAAAGATTATTCTCTTCTATTAATTTCTCTTCCTGTTTACGATAATAATTTGTGTAAGCTTTATTGATAAAATAAGCCAGTATAAGCATTAAAAGAAAATAAATAAACCACGCCAGGTTTGTCGAATACCAGGGTTTTAAAACTACAAAGGTATAAGTCGCCGTATTTTCTAAAATAGTATTGGCATACTTGGCTCTTACTTTAAAAGTATATTTTCCCGGCGAAAGATTTTTAAAATTCACCGTTGCTTTTGTGCTCCATTCGCTCCAATCATTCTGGAAACCTTCTAATAAATACTGATATTCTGAGTTGATATATTTGTTGTATTCCGGAACTGTATAATTTAATGTGATATTATTTTCGCTCGAGCGAAAATTCCCTTCACTTTGAATTGCAACATTTTTTAAAGTTTCATTTTGTTTGTTTATCGAAATATCAGTTATAAAAACATTGTAATTTTTAAAAGTTAAATCATCTATGTTTAAGGTATAATAACCGTCTGTTGTGCCAATTAAATACGTTGATTTTGAAATTTGAGTAATATTCTCGTATCCTAACATCGAATTGGTTAAGGAAGACGGAATCGGGATTACATTCTGCTTTAATTGATTGCTTAATTTACTCGCAGAGAAATAATGAATGTAGTTTTTAGAAAAAAGCCAGATTTTATTCGAATTATCAACAATTAATTTACCCGAAGTATATTCGTCTTTCTCAAAAATAGAGCTCAATAAATTATCTTTTTCGAACCTTTTTGTCGAAGGATTTAATTTAAAAATTCCGCCTTTATAAGCATAATAAATTTGATTATTGAATTTGGTCAAACTTGCATTTTTTCCTTTTCCGGGATATTTATAAGTATAAAATCCTTGTGTTTTTAAGAGCGTTTTGTCCAGTTTAAGTCTAAAAATCCCTTTGTATTCATGACTTACATAAACATCCAAATTGTTTGAAACTTCAAAATATCTTGAAGAATAATCAAAACCCTGAACTTTATTCCTGAAAACCCACTGATTATTTACCTTTTCCAAAACCGAAATTCCATAATAATTCCCCTGAAACAATTGATTTCTAGAATTTAAAACAGGTTCAAATTTCCAGGTTCCTGACGCCGAAAATATACTTCTGGCAGAATCACTCGTAACAATAAAAGTACCGGAATCGTGACCACAAAAAAGCGTATTATCGTATACAAAAAGTGACCAAACCTGACCTTTTGTTCCGTTGATAAATTTAAACTCTGAATTGCTTTGCACATTTTTGCAAAACAAACCCTGATTTGTTCCCACATACAACAAACCGTTAAAAGTTGCCGATGCATAAACGGTTCCTAAAACTCCTGTATCGTCGGTAAAACTATGAACCGGTGATTGGATATTAATACAATTGATTCCGTTATCAAGTCCCACCCATAAATTCTGGTCTTTATCTTCAAAAAGTGATAAAGCCGTATTATTGCTCAAACCTTTGCTTTGCGAAATATGGTATTTCAGTTTACCCGTATTTGATAAAATAAAAATTCCGTTAGAAACCGTTCCCAAAGCAAAACTTCCGTCCTGCAGAAGCTGGCTGCTGTATACGAAACTCGATTTTAATTCGGCATCAACATCTGTAGCAAAACGCGTTAAAGTGTTTCCTGTCAATTTATAAATACCGTCTAATTGCGTTTGAATTAGTAAACCGTCATCTGTATTGAAAACATTGACAATAGTAAATTTTTTAAGAATAGGATTATCAGAAACCAACTTCGCTTTTCCGCTTTCGATTTCAAAAAGTCCTTCTTTAATTGTTTGAAAATAAATAGCATTTTTAGGCGCAAACGACTTTATCACGCCATTTCCAGGCGCAATGATTTTGAATTTTCCGGTTTTAGTATCATAAATATAAATTCGGTTCAGGGATTGAAATAAAACCCATTGATCGTATTTCAGAATATTCCAAAACTGTTCATCATCGAGTATTTTACTTTTGATGGTATCGCTAAGCGAAGTATATTTTAGTTTACCATTGATTTGTCGTGTCCAGTAACCAAAATTCATGTAACAACCTGTATATATCTTATTTCCAATCACTTTTACAGATCGAATAATAGTCTCATTTTGAGCAGGATACAATTGCCAGGTTGTTCCATTATATTCTAAAAGTCCATCATTATTAGCAAAATACAAATAATTTTGATCGTCCTGCGAAATCATCCAACTCTGATTTCCAGCGCCATAAACAGAAGATGAATATTTGATAATTGGCGGAAACTCCTGTGAAAACAGCAAGAAACTCATCAAAAAAAACAGTAAAGACAGTTTAGTTTTCAAATTTGGTTGTGATATTAAAATAATATTAAAACAGTTCTAAAATAGAATATTTTAGAGTAAAACAATCGTTTTTAGTAAAATAAAAGATTTTGCATAATATATCTATCACATTTCAACCATAGCCCGCGGTTTCAACCGTGGGATACGGATTATGATAATGTATTATGTTTACGATAATGTATTACGCTCCCAATGGTTGAAACCATTGGCAATGTTTTAAAAAATTATTCTTAAACATATAAAATAAACATGCCACAGATTAAAATGATTAATTCTGCAAATGTTTTTTTGCCACGAATTTCACGAATTTGCACTAATTCAATTCGGGATAATTTGTAAAATTCATGGCAAACTTTTTTACACAACTAATAATCCATAAAATCACTTTAATCTGTGGCAAAAAAAAAGAATTAGTGGAAATTTGTGCAATTCGTTGCTAACTGGAACTAAAGACTGACACTGAAGACTGAAACTAACACAATTAGTTAAAATTTGGAACAATCTGATTAACAAAACTCAAATCAAAATTGATTACTTTTGTAGAAATTGACTTTTTTTATGCAAATCGATCTTTCTACACTCGACCCAAAACATAATATTATAATTAAAGGCGCACAGGTACATAATTTAAAAAATGTAGATGTCGCCATTCCCCGCAATAAACTTGTAGTAATTACAGGGCTTTCAGGATCAGGTAAATCCAGTTTAGCATTTGATACTTTATATGCCGAAGGACAACGTCGTTATGTAGAGAGTTTATCATCGTATGCGCGTCAATTTTTGGGGCGTTTAGACAAACCAAAAGTGGAGTACATTAAAGGTATTGCACCGGCAATTGCTATCGAGCAAAAAGTAAACACAACCAATGCACGTTCGACTGTTGGAACATCAACTGAGATTTACGATTATATGAAACTTTTGTTCACCAGAGTTGGTCGTACTTATTCACCAATTTCAGGGCAAGAGGTTAAAAAAAATACCGTTACCGATGTTGTTTCCGATGTAAAAAATCTGGAATTAGATAGTAAATGGCTGCTCCTTTCTCCTATTCATCTTGAAGAAGGACGACAATTAGAAGACAAACTAAAAGTACTTCTACAACAAGGTTTTGCCCGTATTTTAGTCGAGAATGAAATGGTTCGTTTAGATGAATTTACGCCTACAGAACTTCATAAATTAGATAACAAAGATATTTTACTGATCATTGACAGAATCGTAGTCAAAGACGAAGAAGAATTCTATAATCGTCTGGCAGATGCTGTACAAACTGCTTTTTATGAAGGAAAAGGAATTTGCTATTTACAGGAATTAAACTCTGATAAAAGATTTACTTATTCTAATAATTTTGAGCTTGACGGAATTACATTTTTAGAGCCAAACGTACATTTATTCAGCTTTAATAATCCGTATGGCGCTTGTCCGGTTTGTGAAGGTTACGGAAACATTATTGGTATCGATGCTGATTTGGTGGTTCCAAATACTTCTTTATCAGTTTTTGAAAGCGCTATTTATCCCTGGCGAGGCGAAAGCATGAGCTGGTACAAAGACGAATTGGTAAAACACGCTTATAAGTTTGATTTCCCAATTCACAAACCTTATTTTGAACTTTCAGAAGATCAAAAAGATTTAATCTGGAAAGGAAATCAATATTTTCAAGGTTTAAATGATTTCTTTAAAGAACTTGAAGAAAAAAATTATAAGATTCAAAATCGTGTCATGTTATCCCGTTACCGTGGAAAAACAAAATGCAACTCTTGTCGCGGAAAACGCTTACGCGAAGAAGCTTCATACGTAAAAATTAATGGCAAAACGGTTTCAGATTTAGTCGATTTACCAATTAAACATTTGGTTACTTTTTTCAAAAATATCGATTTGAATGTTTACGAACAGCAAATCGCGAAACGTTTAATGATCGAAATCAACAATCGTTTGTCATTCCTGACAGAAGTTGGTTTAGATTATCTGACATTAAATAGAAATTCGGCAACACTTTCAGGAGGAGAATCTCAGCGTATTAACCTTGCAACTTCATTAGGAAGCAGTTTGGTTGGTTCAATGTACATTCTTGATGAACCAAGTATTGGTTTACATCCAAAAGACTCTGAACGCCTGATTAAGGTTTTACTTTCACTTCGTGATTTGGGCAATACCGTTATTGTAGTCGAGCACGACGAAGATATTATGAAAGCTGCGGATATGATTATAGACATTGGTCCGGAAGCCGGAACATTTGGAGGTCATTTAGTAGCACAGGGAACATATGATGAAATCTTAAAATCAGACTCGTTAACAGCAAAATACTTAAATGGTGATTTAGAAATTTCCGTTCCAAAAAAGAGACGAAAGTTCAAAAATCATATTGATATTGTTGGTGCCAGAGAAAACAATTTAAAAAACATTAATGTTACTTTCCCTTTAGATGTCTTAACTGTTATTACAGGAGTTTCAGGAAGTGGAAAAAGTACCTTGATTAAGAAAATTTTATTTCCTGCCATGCAGAAAAAACTGGAAAATGCAGCTGAAAAAGCTGGTCAATTCAGCGAAATAAAAGGTTCTTTTTCGCAAATAAAACATATTGAATATGTTGATCAAAACCCAATTGGCAGAAGTTCAAGATCAAATCCGGTAACGTATATCAAAGCTTATGATGATATTCGTGATTTGTATGCCAAAGAAAAATTATCCAAAATAAGAGGTTATCAGGCTAAACATTTTTCCTTTAATGTTGATGGAGGCCGTTGCGAAACCTGTAAAGGTGAAGGCTCTATTAATGTCGAAATGGTCTTTATGGCCGATGTTTCATTGCCTTGTGAAACCTGTGGAGGAAAACGTTTCAAAAAAGAAATTTTAGAAATCAATTTTGACGAGAAAAATATCAATGATATTTTGACGATGACGATCGATGATGCAATTGCTTTTTTCGAAAAAAACAAACAAAGCAAAATCACTCAAAAATTACAACCGCTGCAGGATGTAGGTTTAGGATATGTACAATTGGGACAATCTTCATCAACACTTTCTGGTGGTGAAGCGCAACGTATTAAGCTGGCTTCATTTTTAGTAAAAGGTGCAACAAAAGACAAAGCTTTATTTGTTTTTGATGAACCTACAACCGGTTTGCATTTTCATGATATCAAAAAATTATTGACTTCATTTGACGCTTTAATAGAAAAAGGACATTCAATAATTGTAATTGAACACAATCTTGACTTAATAAAATGTGCCGACTGGATTATCGATTTAGGCCCTGAAGGTGGAGAAAACGGCGGACATTTACTAGCTGTTGGAACTCCGGAAGATGTCGTAAAAGAGAAAAAATCTGTTACCGGAGTTTATTTGAAAGATAAACTTTCTTAAAGGCTCTGAGGCCCTAAGTTGCAAAGAGACAAAGGTTTTTACTGTAGAAATGCACAGCAGCGCGTCTACATAAAGATTCTGTTCTGATACTAAAAAGCCCGAAATTAAAATTAATTTTAATTTCGGGCTTTACTATTTGTGAATTAATATTTTTTTATGCCACCAGACATTTTTCTTCAAACGGAAAACCATCTTCATCAATAGCTACTAATATTTTCTTTTGTTTTGAAGCTTCTAAAGTAAGATATAGCCACGCAAATGACCATAATCCCAAAGTCAAACAAAAAATCACGAAGTTTAAACTGTGATTGACAACTTTCCCACCTTTTGAAAGAACGGCAAAAAGAAATTCATCATTTCTTTCTTCCAGAATAAACCCTTTATGAACTTTTTTCGATATTATATTAGAAAACAATTGCATATTCCGTTCCCGATTGAGTTGATTGTTCTTCATAATTATTAATCTAAAATTAATCCAAATTCTACCACACCTATTTCATTCTACATTTCTTGTAAAATTATTCAATCTAAAATGGTCCTGCAATACCCACTTTTAGTGATTTTAAAATGTATTAAACTCAATAAAACGGAAAGTATTACACCTTTTTTCAAACATAAAATTAATTTTAAAAAATCAAACCACAATACGACCAACTGTTAAATTGTTAAACATAATAGCTAATTTTCAATATCTTAACTTTTATTTTTAATATTAAAAGTTGGTGATTCATACTCTTTATTCAAATAATTCGCCGGAATTGTTGTTGTATTTCCGTCACGTAATGCATTATAATGCGGTGACATGATTTCGATTCCCGCTGCATTAAATGAATCTTGAATGTTTTGATGTAATGAAGAGTAAATTAGAGCCTGCTTCGTTGGTTGTTTTGTATAAACATTAATCTGATAAGAGACATAAAAATCATCTAAACTTGTCTGTAAAACGAAAGGCAGTGGAGTTTGTTCAATCATTTCGGTCTTTAATGCGGCATCTATCAAAGCTTTGTAAATGTCTTTCCAGGGTACATCATAACCAATTGTAACGGTTGTATGAATTAATAAGCCATTGTTGGCATGTTTTGTATTTGATGAGTAGTTCGTAGAAGTACTTGATAAAACCGTTGCATTTGGGATCGTAATATCCTCAAATTTTGGTGTTCTAACTCGTGTAACTAAGGCTGTTTTCTCGATAACTTCTCCGCTTACATCGCCAATCTTAATAAAATCACCAATTTTAAACGGACGCATATAAGTAATTACTAATCCTGCAACCATATTTGCTATTGCATTTGATGAACCTAATGAAAATAAAATTCCAACGAATACTGAAACTCCTTTAAAAATAGGAGAATCTGATCCAGGCAAATATGGAAAAATTATAACCACCATAAAAGCCAACAATAAAAAACGAATTATATTGAATGTTGGCATTGCCCAATCACTATAAAAACCATCTATTTTAATGTTTTCTTTTTTAATTTCATCAAAAAAGAATCGGATCACTTTTGTGGCGTATTTAAAAATGATCACAATAACAATTATAGTAACTAAACTTGGCAAGAAACTAATAAATCCCATAACAGCCAATTTAGCTGGCGTCAGAATCCAGCGCAATAAAGTTGTTGTATAAACTTCTGTAGCCGGAAAAA is a window encoding:
- a CDS encoding triple tyrosine motif-containing protein, which translates into the protein MKTKLSLLFFLMSFLLFSQEFPPIIKYSSSVYGAGNQSWMISQDDQNYLYFANNDGLLEYNGTTWQLYPAQNETIIRSVKVIGNKIYTGCYMNFGYWTRQINGKLKYTSLSDTIKSKILDDEQFWNILKYDQWVLFQSLNRIYIYDTKTGKFKIIAPGNGVIKSFAPKNAIYFQTIKEGLFEIESGKAKLVSDNPILKKFTIVNVFNTDDGLLIQTQLDGIYKLTGNTLTRFATDVDAELKSSFVYSSQLLQDGSFALGTVSNGIFILSNTGKLKYHISQSKGLSNNTALSLFEDKDQNLWVGLDNGINCINIQSPVHSFTDDTGVLGTVYASATFNGLLYVGTNQGLFCKNVQSNSEFKFINGTKGQVWSLFVYDNTLFCGHDSGTFIVTSDSARSIFSASGTWKFEPVLNSRNQLFQGNYYGISVLEKVNNQWVFRNKVQGFDYSSRYFEVSNNLDVYVSHEYKGIFRLKLDKTLLKTQGFYTYKYPGKGKNASLTKFNNQIYYAYKGGIFKLNPSTKRFEKDNLLSSIFEKDEYTSGKLIVDNSNKIWLFSKNYIHYFSASKLSNQLKQNVIPIPSSLTNSMLGYENITQISKSTYLIGTTDGYYTLNIDDLTFKNYNVFITDISINKQNETLKNVAIQSEGNFRSSENNITLNYTVPEYNKYINSEYQYLLEGFQNDWSEWSTKATVNFKNLSPGKYTFKVRAKYANTILENTATYTFVVLKPWYSTNLAWFIYFLLMLILAYFINKAYTNYYRKQEEKLIEENNLLLEIKELENEQQLMKLRNEQLSQDVDNKNRELAVSTMSLNSKNELLAFIKEDLKKTTQNDSNNIKSVISTINKNITEEDSWNVFKEAFDNADKDFLKRIKQQHPLLTPNDLRLCAYLRLNLSSKEIAPLFNISVRSVEIKRYRLRKKMDLQHEIGLVEYILAV
- the uvrA gene encoding excinuclease ABC subunit UvrA; protein product: MQIDLSTLDPKHNIIIKGAQVHNLKNVDVAIPRNKLVVITGLSGSGKSSLAFDTLYAEGQRRYVESLSSYARQFLGRLDKPKVEYIKGIAPAIAIEQKVNTTNARSTVGTSTEIYDYMKLLFTRVGRTYSPISGQEVKKNTVTDVVSDVKNLELDSKWLLLSPIHLEEGRQLEDKLKVLLQQGFARILVENEMVRLDEFTPTELHKLDNKDILLIIDRIVVKDEEEFYNRLADAVQTAFYEGKGICYLQELNSDKRFTYSNNFELDGITFLEPNVHLFSFNNPYGACPVCEGYGNIIGIDADLVVPNTSLSVFESAIYPWRGESMSWYKDELVKHAYKFDFPIHKPYFELSEDQKDLIWKGNQYFQGLNDFFKELEEKNYKIQNRVMLSRYRGKTKCNSCRGKRLREEASYVKINGKTVSDLVDLPIKHLVTFFKNIDLNVYEQQIAKRLMIEINNRLSFLTEVGLDYLTLNRNSATLSGGESQRINLATSLGSSLVGSMYILDEPSIGLHPKDSERLIKVLLSLRDLGNTVIVVEHDEDIMKAADMIIDIGPEAGTFGGHLVAQGTYDEILKSDSLTAKYLNGDLEISVPKKRRKFKNHIDIVGARENNLKNINVTFPLDVLTVITGVSGSGKSTLIKKILFPAMQKKLENAAEKAGQFSEIKGSFSQIKHIEYVDQNPIGRSSRSNPVTYIKAYDDIRDLYAKEKLSKIRGYQAKHFSFNVDGGRCETCKGEGSINVEMVFMADVSLPCETCGGKRFKKEILEINFDEKNINDILTMTIDDAIAFFEKNKQSKITQKLQPLQDVGLGYVQLGQSSSTLSGGEAQRIKLASFLVKGATKDKALFVFDEPTTGLHFHDIKKLLTSFDALIEKGHSIIVIEHNLDLIKCADWIIDLGPEGGENGGHLLAVGTPEDVVKEKKSVTGVYLKDKLS
- a CDS encoding mechanosensitive ion channel domain-containing protein; this translates as MKKKLICFLVFFIVSFSSLIFAQKDSLQTSKTGPAELKLKGYPVSPFKDTLFYVYNKVGSFSAESRANAITEKIRKLYEDSFFEKDSISVVPSDISQDIMYKNDFVIMSILDIDGKAENQSAIFIAKRNLNLIKRAIIYQNENYSMLPKRLGYTALLVLVIGLVLYFIGKIFNRIKVYILKNSDRYFKGVNYNNINILSPQKQQFILMRLYGFIKALTLILIVYLSLPLLFSIFPATEVYTTTLLRWILTPAKLAVMGFISFLPSLVTIIVIVIIFKYATKVIRFFFDEIKKENIKIDGFYSDWAMPTFNIIRFLLLAFMVVIIFPYLPGSDSPIFKGVSVFVGILFSLGSSNAIANMVAGLVITYMRPFKIGDFIKIGDVSGEVIEKTALVTRVRTPKFEDITIPNATVLSSTSTNYSSNTKHANNGLLIHTTVTIGYDVPWKDIYKALIDAALKTEMIEQTPLPFVLQTSLDDFYVSYQINVYTKQPTKQALIYSSLHQNIQDSFNAAGIEIMSPHYNALRDGNTTTIPANYLNKEYESPTFNIKNKS